The Alnus glutinosa chromosome 8, dhAlnGlut1.1, whole genome shotgun sequence DNA segment GCCCTTCCATCTATACTTGGACAGTAACaggggaaaaacaaaaaatagcaaGTATCATTGTTatttaaattactacttataaACTCTTAACAAATAGTAatcaatttaacaatttttgtagTTAAATTAACACTTTCTTCCCATATCGAAAAGATGGTCAAGTAGCCCACATAAAAACAGTCAGGTTACGTGCTATATCTCATATTACTTACTTATTAAttgtaagaaaattttaaattatttaattcttttggaGTAATAGCGTAAATGAATCACATGACTATGtagcatatataaataaagagagagagagaattgatgGTTCGTTACAAATGGCCGGTATCAAGGCCTGCATGACATGCTTTGATAAGGACATAGCTTATATAAAGTGGATGATTTATAGTTTTTTGGAGTACTGATAGCGTTGATCCCAAAATCGTTACGCTTAAACtgataaaagaataataaatttaataatataaattaatagaaTGTATGCTACCGaaccatgaaagaaaagaattaatgaTCGGCACGCAGAAATGAAAGCACTAGATTCCAATATTAAAGAATCCCAACAAACCTGTCGAAGCACTGCTATGCTATCACCTGGAGCCGGAGCTATCACTGCGCAGAATGGGAAGGTGGTAGGCCTAAAAGTTGCAGACATTTGCAGGCCCTCTCCTCTGTTTGCCAATGCTCCCCAGCAAACAAAATTAGCATCAAGAAACTGTACCACCACTTCCGAACACAAAGTCTCCCGGCAGAAAGAGGGCGTGAAAGGGTGTTCTGGTGAGTGGAGGTACATAAACATGAACTTGCGATCTTCCTCGGCTAACTTCAGTGTCTCCATGAACTGACAAGCGTAGAAAAAGGGATGATAGGAACCGTATTGCTGCTCCAAATTGCCTAGAAATGCCCACTCTTCTGAACCAGTGATGGGCTGATCATCCTCTGGATGTTGCAGTTGAAAGTTATAGGGAAGAAGACGTTGGTTTCTTCTTCCTATTCCCATTACTCTTGAAAACCCGTCTAAAATGTTCCGGGGAAGGCTAACCATCCGCCGGACAATCCCAATATTGCGAGAGGCCTCCCCTGCTGATGATCTCCTGTTTTCCCTCAACATCGATGCCATTTTTCTCCCACCAAAGACTGCTGGAttttgagaaagagaagaagtttttgctCTTGAAATAGAACCGCGGTGGTGTGTCCTGACTCAGTGACTCTACTGAGTCGATGGTGTCACTTTTGGAAACGTGATATATGGCCATAAAATATATTCGGGCATGCCAATCAACTTCATAACCTAAATtccttttctgttcttttttcttttttaataactttttattacttttagtGAGTAAAGAGAGACAAaagaagattaaaaaagaattgaagatgCCTGGCCTCTTCTTTTTGGCTTCTACAGAGCTCAAAGTGGATGCTTTGCTTATGAGTGAATCCACCGTTGGTTCTAGGAGAGATTCATGCAGTTGTTGTCGATTTTGTATGGGTCTTAAATGGGTTGTAATGTTGTATATGCTAAAGAGTACTAAGAATAGCAGCCAATAAATTCCAGAGATTTCCAAGGTTCTTGAATAATGAATACAAATGGGGTTATGGAAAGTGGGTGCCCAACCCCAGCCCGTTGAGTCACCCCGATGGGCCTTAAAGCCCATATATTGAAAGATCACCAACCCCTTATAATTCCAAGTTGACCTTGAGAATTGGGAACCCATAAAGCCTGGGCCTTGCACAGCCAAAGCCTTTCACTACCTAAGAAACCATGGACCCTGCTTACTAAAGGGCCCGTTTGATAGAAGGCCGACGGGCCAGGCTACTAGAATCATCCAAGATTAGGAAAAGGGCCCGTCTGCCAGGCCCACGATTAGTCCTAGTCCAAAACATTGGTGCCCTTGCATCCTGATGGAACACACCACAACGAACCTCCTTACTTG contains these protein-coding regions:
- the LOC133875580 gene encoding plant UBX domain-containing protein 10-like; translated protein: MASMLRENRRSSAGEASRNIGIVRRMVSLPRNILDGFSRVMGIGRRNQRLLPYNFQLQHPEDDQPITGSEEWAFLGNLEQQYGSYHPFFYACQFMETLKLAEEDRKFMFMYLHSPEHPFTPSFCRETLCSEVVVQFLDANFVCWGALANRGEGLQMSATFRPTTFPFCAVIAPAPGDSIAVLRQMEGPISPAELVETLQRTVEEQGLAFGGARAKQEEKIKADRRLREEQDAAYLASLQIDKEKEKLRNNHKQYGKVKEGANITTETTQYKEVANGGKDSQAIYTQILIRFPNGERREQSFASTEKVQSIYRYIDSLGLPGIGNYRLVSSFPRKVYGVDQMGMTLKDSGLHPRGSLFLEPL